In Candidatus Thermoplasmatota archaeon, a genomic segment contains:
- a CDS encoding molybdenum cofactor guanylyltransferase, producing MGQDKGMIRLGGRPLVNHVATAMAEIVDEIVVAVAAGKSAEYTDVLGGDLVIAEDKEPDLGPLEGLITALSAANGDYVLFSPCDTPFLKTGVCKIIASYAKERDGAVPIVRGYQEPLHAVYRRTNALEAFEIAVSTGKRRPADAYEGLVMMPVPEDMLRELDPRLESFWNLNTPEDLAQAEAKLKQELR from the coding sequence ATGGGGCAGGACAAGGGCATGATCCGGCTCGGCGGGAGACCGCTCGTCAACCACGTGGCGACGGCTATGGCCGAGATTGTGGACGAGATAGTTGTGGCTGTGGCCGCTGGCAAATCGGCCGAATACACCGATGTCCTCGGCGGCGATCTCGTCATCGCGGAAGACAAGGAACCAGATCTTGGTCCTCTAGAAGGGCTGATAACCGCGCTGTCCGCGGCAAATGGCGATTATGTCTTATTCAGCCCCTGCGACACGCCCTTCTTGAAGACTGGCGTGTGCAAGATCATTGCATCATACGCAAAAGAGAGGGACGGCGCCGTCCCCATCGTCAGAGGATACCAGGAACCTCTCCACGCAGTGTACAGACGGACTAATGCCCTGGAGGCCTTTGAGATTGCAGTCAGCACGGGAAAGCGGAGGCCGGCAGATGCCTATGAAGGACTGGTCATGATGCCTGTGCCAGAGGACATGTTGAGAGAGCTAGACCCAAGACTCGAGAGCTTCTGGAACTTGAACACTCCAGAGGACCTAGCACAGGCAGAGGCAAAGCTGAAGCAAGAGCTGCGGTGA